In Candidatus Rokuibacteriota bacterium, one genomic interval encodes:
- a CDS encoding M20/M25/M40 family metallo-hydrolase, whose amino-acid sequence MQARGLEARVIETGGNPAVFGERRVPGARRTLLLYCHYDTKPVPPDGWLQPSPLEPVFRRGLAEEGAPTVAPAAIADEDLGQYRLYARGASDDKGPIWAHLWALELMDASGIAPAVNVKFVFDGEEEIGSPCFGPFTEAHRELLAADLVLVTDGPKHDSGRPTVSGGARGVLTLELMLEAARRDVHSGNFVVPNPAWALNGLLASMAAPDGTPLIEGFEAEVAPPSAAEREMLARIPVDRPALERELGVRVPADYLERLMFHPTLNIRGLASGFTGKQANTIVPHRASVSIDVRMAKHQRLETMYRRLVEHIRAQGFEVIEGAETPLPDALRGRAIRVVGKGGYDPAKTALDLPICREVIAAVERAHGGERAVLLPTLGGSVPLWAFTDLLGLPTLVLPYANASNRQHSPNEHLRLDHLFQGIRTTATLLTCLTWGQVLQSDT is encoded by the coding sequence ATGCAGGCCCGCGGCCTCGAGGCCCGCGTCATCGAGACCGGCGGCAACCCCGCCGTCTTCGGGGAGCGGCGCGTCCCGGGCGCCCGCCGGACGCTCCTCCTCTACTGCCATTACGACACGAAGCCGGTGCCGCCGGACGGGTGGCTGCAGCCCTCGCCGCTCGAGCCCGTCTTCCGCCGGGGACTGGCCGAGGAAGGGGCGCCGACGGTCGCGCCCGCGGCCATCGCCGACGAGGATCTCGGGCAGTATCGCCTCTACGCGCGTGGGGCCTCCGACGACAAGGGGCCGATCTGGGCGCATCTCTGGGCCCTCGAGCTGATGGACGCCTCCGGCATCGCGCCCGCGGTGAACGTGAAGTTCGTCTTCGACGGCGAGGAGGAGATCGGCAGTCCCTGCTTCGGCCCCTTCACCGAGGCGCACCGGGAGCTCCTGGCGGCGGATCTCGTCCTCGTCACCGACGGGCCCAAGCACGACAGCGGCCGCCCCACCGTCTCCGGCGGCGCCCGCGGCGTCCTGACGCTCGAGCTCATGCTGGAGGCGGCGCGGCGCGATGTCCACTCGGGCAACTTCGTGGTTCCGAACCCGGCGTGGGCGCTCAACGGGCTGCTCGCCTCGATGGCGGCGCCGGACGGCACCCCGCTCATCGAGGGCTTCGAGGCGGAGGTGGCCCCGCCCTCGGCGGCCGAGCGGGAGATGCTGGCCCGGATCCCGGTGGACCGGCCCGCGCTCGAGCGCGAGCTCGGCGTGCGCGTGCCGGCGGACTACCTCGAGCGGCTCATGTTCCATCCGACGCTCAACATCCGCGGGCTTGCCAGCGGCTTCACCGGCAAGCAGGCCAACACCATCGTCCCGCACCGCGCCTCGGTGTCCATCGACGTCCGCATGGCCAAGCACCAGCGGCTGGAGACGATGTACCGGCGCCTCGTCGAGCACATCCGGGCTCAGGGCTTCGAGGTCATCGAGGGGGCGGAGACACCGCTGCCCGACGCGCTCCGGGGGCGGGCCATCCGCGTGGTGGGAAAGGGGGGCTACGATCCGGCGAAGACGGCGCTGGACCTGCCCATCTGCCGCGAAGTGATCGCAGCGGTGGAGCGGGCTCACGGCGGCGAGCGGGCCGTGCTCCTGCCGACGCTCGGCGGCAGCGTACCGCTCTGGGCCTTCACCGATCTCCTCGGCCTGCCGACCCTCGTCCTGCCCTATGCCAATGCCAGCAACCGCCAGCACAGCCCCAACGAGCACCTTCGCCTCGACCACCTCTTCCAGGGCATCCGCACCACCGCCACCCTCCTCACCTGCCTCACCTGGGGTCAGGTCTTGCAATCCGACACGTAG
- a CDS encoding methyltransferase domain-containing protein produces MAPPDALKDEVTRHYARGDLASVILTALTGAGKDVEHLTPEDLAPIDEFHVRGRKATLELARAAGLETRQRVLDVGSGLGGPSRCLAREFGCQVTGIDLTDEYCRVARLLAERTGLAHLVTYQQGDALALPFPDAAFDLVWTQHAGMNIPDKARLYREIFRVLTPGGALALYDVVAGSGGEVVFPVPWARSPETSFLVAPEALRRFLEASGFTIDSWEDTTAAAAAWFAGLARKVRETGPPPLGLHLVLGPDFAAMTRNLRRNLEEGRIRVLQVVARK; encoded by the coding sequence ATGGCGCCGCCTGACGCGCTGAAGGACGAGGTGACGCGACACTATGCCAGGGGCGACCTGGCCAGCGTCATCCTCACCGCCCTCACGGGCGCCGGGAAGGACGTCGAGCACCTCACGCCGGAGGACCTGGCGCCGATCGACGAGTTTCACGTCCGCGGCCGGAAGGCGACGCTCGAGCTGGCTCGCGCCGCCGGGCTCGAGACGCGCCAGCGCGTGCTGGACGTGGGCAGCGGCCTGGGCGGGCCGTCGCGGTGCCTCGCGCGTGAGTTCGGCTGCCAGGTCACGGGCATCGACCTGACCGACGAGTACTGCCGCGTGGCGAGGCTGCTCGCGGAGCGCACGGGGCTCGCGCATCTCGTGACGTACCAGCAGGGCGATGCCCTGGCCCTCCCCTTCCCCGATGCGGCCTTCGATCTCGTCTGGACCCAGCACGCCGGCATGAACATCCCGGACAAGGCGAGGCTCTACCGGGAGATCTTCCGGGTGCTCACGCCCGGGGGCGCGCTGGCACTCTACGATGTGGTCGCCGGCTCCGGGGGCGAGGTGGTCTTTCCCGTCCCCTGGGCCCGCTCGCCGGAAACGAGCTTCCTCGTCGCCCCCGAGGCCCTGCGGCGGTTCCTCGAGGCCAGCGGCTTCACGATCGACAGCTGGGAAGATACGACGGCGGCCGCCGCGGCCTGGTTCGCGGGGCTGGCCAGGAAGGTCCGGGAGACGGGCCCGCCGCCGCTCGGCCTGCACCTGGTGCTGGGACCGGACTTCGCGGCCATGACGCGGAACCTGAGGCGAAACCTCGAGGAGGGACGTATTCGTGTCCTTCAGGTCGTCGCGCGCAAGTGA
- a CDS encoding menaquinone biosynthesis protein, producing the protein MLRIGHIPYLNCEPYFIHLAGVELISETPRALGQAMAAGGLDAAPLSLMDALRLEHLLVPLPFGIASRGPVRSVLLFSDRAPSDLDGAVIGVTDETATSVELLRVLLALKHEVTPRAWVGPQEPYDAILLIGDKAIREAKTGRPWKHVLDIAGDWHEWTGLPCVFARWSIRAAVPAVERDSFAQALGAALGRGMESIPAIAARRRDTGFDEREVAAYLRNFTYRFGPDEDRSIADFRRLRGQLDARR; encoded by the coding sequence ATGCTCCGCATCGGCCACATCCCCTACCTCAACTGCGAGCCGTACTTCATCCACCTCGCCGGCGTCGAGCTGATCTCGGAGACGCCTCGCGCCCTGGGCCAGGCCATGGCCGCGGGTGGGCTGGACGCCGCTCCGCTGTCGCTCATGGACGCCCTCCGCCTCGAGCACCTGCTCGTGCCGCTCCCCTTCGGCATCGCCAGCCGTGGCCCCGTCCGCAGCGTGCTCCTCTTCTCGGACCGCGCCCCGTCCGATCTCGACGGCGCGGTGATCGGCGTGACGGACGAGACGGCGACCTCCGTGGAGCTGCTCCGGGTGCTGCTGGCGCTCAAGCACGAGGTGACACCGCGGGCCTGGGTGGGTCCGCAAGAGCCCTACGATGCCATCCTCCTCATCGGCGACAAGGCGATCCGCGAGGCCAAGACCGGGCGCCCCTGGAAGCACGTGCTCGACATCGCGGGCGACTGGCACGAGTGGACCGGCCTGCCTTGCGTGTTCGCCCGCTGGAGCATCCGGGCGGCGGTGCCCGCGGTCGAGCGGGACAGCTTCGCCCAGGCGCTGGGCGCGGCGCTTGGCCGCGGGATGGAGAGCATCCCGGCCATCGCCGCGCGGCGCCGCGACACGGGCTTCGACGAGCGCGAGGTCGCCGCCTACCTGCGCAACTTCACGTACCGCTTCGGTCCCGACGAGGACCGCTCCATCGCCGACTTCCGCCGCCTCCGCGGACAGCTCGACGCGCGCCGCTGA
- a CDS encoding formimidoylglutamate deiminase produces the protein MLACAPTTAESKTGAMKAYRADHLLGETGWLSPGFVAVASDGLIAAVGEAPIAGAERIAGYVVPGMPNLHSHAFHRGLVGWGDRLAPGVAVETLWSWRETMYRFMRALEPEDLEALAAQAYLDMVRGGFTSVAEFHYVHHQPDGRPYANSAEMAERIVAAAGAVGIGLTLAPVLYASGGIGKPAQEDQRRFLLDLDGYLSLVEAVRRHGTVAIAPHSLRAVPARLLLALLAAAPEGPVHIHAAERTEEVEECRAGLGAPPVEWLLANAGVDQRWTLVHATHVTDAERAGLARTGAVAGLCPLTEANLGDGRFPLRGYHRGGGRFGIGTDANTLIAVADELRMLEYGQRLHHRLRNVVVTPGDEATESPGRVLFDAARRGGAQALAQPVGAIAAGRRADLVVLDPKAPALLGQTERTALDAWVISGGMAGASPVRDVMVAGRWVVRDRHHEAEERIRERFVAVMRRHHS, from the coding sequence ATGCTCGCTTGTGCCCCGACCACCGCCGAATCGAAGACGGGAGCGATGAAGGCCTACCGCGCGGATCACCTGCTGGGGGAGACCGGCTGGCTCTCCCCCGGGTTCGTCGCCGTGGCATCCGACGGGCTGATCGCCGCCGTGGGAGAGGCGCCCATCGCCGGCGCCGAGCGCATCGCGGGCTACGTCGTCCCGGGCATGCCCAACCTCCACTCCCATGCCTTCCACCGGGGGCTCGTGGGGTGGGGGGACCGCCTGGCCCCCGGCGTCGCCGTCGAGACCCTCTGGTCCTGGCGCGAGACCATGTACCGGTTCATGCGTGCCCTGGAGCCCGAGGACCTGGAGGCCCTCGCCGCGCAGGCCTATCTCGACATGGTGCGCGGCGGCTTCACCAGCGTCGCCGAGTTCCACTACGTTCACCATCAGCCGGACGGCCGGCCCTACGCGAACTCCGCGGAGATGGCCGAGCGGATCGTGGCCGCCGCAGGCGCCGTGGGCATCGGCCTCACACTGGCCCCGGTGCTCTACGCCAGCGGCGGGATCGGCAAGCCCGCGCAGGAGGATCAGCGTCGCTTCCTCCTCGACCTTGACGGTTACCTCTCGCTGGTGGAAGCCGTGCGGCGACACGGGACGGTGGCGATCGCCCCTCACAGCCTCCGCGCCGTCCCCGCCCGGCTCCTCCTCGCGCTCCTCGCGGCCGCGCCGGAGGGGCCCGTGCACATCCACGCCGCCGAGCGCACGGAGGAGGTGGAGGAATGCCGCGCCGGGCTCGGCGCACCCCCTGTGGAGTGGCTCCTGGCCAATGCCGGCGTCGATCAGCGCTGGACCCTCGTGCACGCCACGCATGTGACCGACGCCGAGCGCGCGGGGCTGGCGCGGACCGGCGCCGTCGCGGGCCTCTGCCCGCTCACCGAGGCCAACCTGGGCGACGGGCGCTTCCCCCTTCGCGGCTACCATCGGGGTGGCGGTCGCTTCGGCATCGGCACCGACGCCAACACGCTCATCGCGGTGGCCGACGAGCTGCGCATGCTCGAGTACGGTCAGCGCCTCCACCACCGGCTGCGCAACGTGGTCGTCACGCCCGGGGACGAGGCGACCGAGAGTCCCGGCCGCGTCCTCTTCGACGCCGCGCGCCGCGGCGGCGCCCAGGCGCTGGCGCAGCCGGTGGGCGCCATCGCCGCCGGCCGCCGCGCCGATCTCGTCGTCCTCGACCCCAAGGCGCCCGCCCTCCTGGGCCAGACCGAGCGCACCGCGCTGGACGCCTGGGTGATCTCCGGGGGCATGGCCGGCGCCAGCCCGGTACGCGACGTGATGGTCGCCGGCCGCTGGGTGGTGCGCGACCGGCACCACGAGGCGGAGGAGAGGATCCGGGAGCGCTTCGTCGCCGTCATGCGCCGCCATCACAGCTAA
- the hutH gene encoding histidine ammonia-lyase, which produces MRTVVLGAGRLDVADVVAVARAGAPVLLDPDAGPRLERGRALLDAIDRGGQPVYGVTTGVGKLKDTLIPHDSRRELQRNLVLSHAAGVGAPLGEPETRAVLLLLAASLARGHSGVRPAVVELLTGCLNRGVLPVIPERGSVGASGDLAPLAHIAACLIGEGEAMLAGARQPAREALRRAGLEPLVLEMKEGLALLNGTHLMTGLGALLVDEALALARLADISGAMSLEALMGSSAAFDARIHALRPHPGQLASAANLRALTADSAIIASHRDCTRVQDAYSLRCMPQVHGACREAVGFAREIIGREINSVTDNPLLFPEGDAGDGAVLSGGNFHGEPLALGLDTLALGLTSLAGIAERRIDRLVNPLTSEGLPAFLSPHGGLHSGYMIAQYVAAALVSECRAWSHPASADSIPTSGLQEDYNSMGAGAALKARQILGHVRQVLAIELLLAAQALDLRRPLTPGAGSRAAHAAVRARIPGLDTDRLLHHDLTAALGLAEGGAVQAAVERAIGRLA; this is translated from the coding sequence CTGAGGACCGTCGTCCTCGGCGCGGGCCGGCTCGACGTTGCCGACGTCGTGGCGGTGGCCCGGGCCGGCGCGCCGGTCCTGCTGGATCCGGACGCGGGGCCGCGGCTCGAGCGCGGGCGCGCGCTGCTGGACGCCATCGATCGCGGCGGGCAGCCGGTCTACGGCGTCACGACGGGAGTGGGCAAGCTCAAGGACACGCTGATCCCGCATGACTCCCGCCGCGAGCTGCAACGCAACCTGGTCCTCTCGCATGCGGCCGGCGTGGGTGCCCCGCTCGGCGAGCCAGAGACGCGCGCGGTGCTCCTGCTCCTGGCGGCCTCGCTGGCACGCGGCCACTCGGGGGTGCGGCCGGCCGTCGTCGAGCTGCTCACCGGCTGCCTGAACCGAGGCGTGCTGCCCGTGATCCCCGAGCGCGGCTCGGTGGGCGCCTCGGGCGATCTCGCGCCCCTCGCCCACATCGCCGCCTGCCTCATCGGCGAGGGCGAGGCCATGCTGGCCGGCGCGCGGCAGCCGGCGCGCGAGGCGCTCCGACGGGCGGGGCTCGAGCCGCTCGTCCTCGAGATGAAGGAGGGGCTCGCGCTGCTCAACGGCACGCATCTCATGACCGGGCTGGGGGCGCTCCTCGTGGACGAGGCGCTGGCCCTGGCGCGGCTTGCCGACATCTCCGGGGCCATGAGCCTGGAGGCGCTCATGGGCTCCAGCGCGGCCTTCGACGCGCGCATCCACGCGCTCCGCCCCCATCCGGGGCAGCTCGCCTCGGCCGCCAATCTCCGCGCGCTCACCGCCGACAGCGCCATCATCGCCTCGCACCGCGACTGCACCCGCGTGCAGGACGCCTACAGCCTCCGCTGCATGCCGCAGGTCCATGGGGCCTGCCGCGAGGCCGTGGGCTTCGCGCGGGAGATCATCGGGCGCGAGATCAACAGCGTCACCGATAACCCGCTGCTCTTCCCCGAGGGGGACGCCGGCGACGGGGCCGTGCTCTCGGGCGGGAACTTCCACGGCGAGCCCCTGGCGCTCGGCCTCGACACGCTGGCCCTGGGGCTCACCTCCCTGGCCGGCATCGCCGAGCGCCGCATCGACCGCCTCGTCAACCCGCTCACCAGCGAGGGGCTGCCGGCCTTCCTGTCGCCTCACGGGGGGCTGCACTCCGGCTACATGATCGCCCAGTACGTGGCGGCGGCGCTGGTGTCGGAGTGCCGGGCCTGGAGCCACCCGGCCAGCGCCGACTCCATCCCGACCTCGGGGCTGCAGGAGGATTACAACTCCATGGGCGCGGGCGCGGCACTCAAGGCGCGGCAGATCCTCGGCCACGTCCGCCAGGTGCTCGCCATCGAGCTGCTGCTGGCCGCGCAGGCCCTCGATCTGCGCCGGCCGCTCACTCCCGGCGCGGGCAGCCGCGCCGCGCACGCCGCCGTGCGCGCCCGCATCCCCGGCCTCGACACCGACCGCCTCCTCCACCACGACCTCACCGCGGCGCTCGGTCTGGCGGAAGGGGGCGCCGTCCAGGCGGCCGTGGAGCGCGCCATCGGCCGCCTCGCGTAG
- a CDS encoding imidazolonepropionase produces the protein MTAPADLLVRNIGQLVSGEPGLGEGPLGIIAGAALAAAGGRICWVGPEARVEREVVRCAEARIVDAGGRVALPGFVDSHTHLVFAGSREHEYAMRARGATYKEIAAAGGGILSTVRATRRASVDELVDLGRLRLDLMLRHGTTTCEAKSGYGLTTADELKMLEAIARLDTEHPVTVAPTFCGAHEVPPEFRGRTDAYVELVVQEMLPEVARRRLARHVDVFCEEGVFSLAQTRRILEAGARHGLRAKFHADEFVTVGGAELAAEVGALSADHLLKARVEGIARMKAAGVTATLLPGTAFFLGLPYAPARAFLETGARVALASDFNPGSSMGCNLQLVMTMAVSQMKMTMEEALLGVTLHAAHALGLEAEIGSLRPGKLCDLVLADVPTWEHIPYFYGVNHVARVIKRGSVVWER, from the coding sequence ATGACCGCCCCCGCCGATCTCCTCGTCCGCAACATCGGCCAGCTCGTCAGCGGCGAGCCGGGGCTCGGCGAGGGACCGCTGGGCATCATCGCGGGCGCCGCCCTGGCCGCGGCCGGCGGGCGCATCTGCTGGGTCGGCCCCGAGGCGCGGGTGGAGCGCGAGGTCGTGCGCTGCGCCGAGGCCCGGATCGTGGACGCGGGAGGCCGCGTGGCGCTCCCCGGCTTCGTGGACTCGCACACCCATCTCGTCTTCGCCGGCTCGCGCGAGCACGAGTACGCCATGCGGGCGCGCGGCGCCACTTACAAGGAGATCGCCGCGGCGGGCGGGGGCATCCTCTCCACGGTGCGCGCCACGCGCCGGGCGAGCGTGGACGAGCTGGTGGATCTCGGCCGGCTGCGCCTCGACCTCATGCTCCGCCACGGCACCACCACCTGCGAGGCCAAGTCCGGCTACGGGCTCACCACCGCCGACGAGCTGAAGATGCTCGAGGCCATCGCCCGGCTCGACACCGAGCATCCGGTGACGGTGGCGCCCACCTTCTGCGGCGCCCACGAGGTGCCCCCGGAGTTCAGGGGGCGCACCGACGCGTACGTGGAGCTCGTGGTGCAGGAGATGCTCCCCGAGGTGGCGCGCCGCAGGCTGGCCCGCCACGTGGACGTGTTCTGCGAGGAGGGCGTCTTCTCGCTGGCGCAGACGCGCCGGATCCTCGAGGCCGGGGCCCGCCACGGCCTGCGCGCGAAGTTCCACGCCGACGAGTTCGTCACCGTGGGGGGCGCCGAGCTGGCGGCCGAGGTGGGGGCGCTCTCGGCCGACCACCTCCTCAAGGCCCGCGTCGAGGGGATCGCCCGCATGAAGGCGGCCGGCGTCACGGCGACACTGCTGCCCGGCACGGCCTTCTTCCTCGGGCTCCCGTATGCGCCCGCGCGCGCCTTCCTCGAGACCGGCGCGCGCGTGGCCCTGGCCAGCGACTTCAACCCGGGCTCGTCCATGGGCTGCAACCTCCAGCTCGTCATGACCATGGCCGTGAGCCAGATGAAGATGACCATGGAGGAGGCCCTCCTGGGCGTCACGCTTCACGCTGCTCACGCCCTGGGCCTCGAGGCGGAGATCGGCTCGCTGCGCCCGGGCAAGCTCTGCGACCTCGTCCTCGCCGATGTGCCCACCTGGGAGCACATCCCCTACTTCTACGGCGTCAACCACGTGGCCCGGGTCATCAAGCGGGGGAGCGTGGTGTGGGAGCGCTGA
- the hutU gene encoding urocanate hydratase — protein sequence MSGPAAGRPTEPIRAPRGSALSCKGWPQEAALRMLMNNLDPDVAERWEDLVVYGGSGKAARSWEAYHRIVASLRSLAGDETLLVQSGKPVGIFRTHPDAPRVLIANAMLVPEWGDWEHFRRYEAMGLTMYGQMTAGSWIYIGTQGILQGTYETFAACARTHFGGTLRGRLVLSAGLGGMGGAQPLAVTMNEGVGIFVEVDGARIERRLRLGYVDRATASLDEALGWAEAARTRGEALSIALHANAAEAHPEMARRGLRPDVVTDQTSAHDMVNGYIPAGLSVGEATALRQRDPKEYLRRAYESIALQMRAMLGFQRSGAILFDYGNNFRREAENAGVTDFSYPGFVPAFIRPLFCQGQGPFRWVALSGDPEDIFATDRALMEAFRDNEHLVRWLGMARARVHFQGLPARICWLGYGERARAGRIFNDLVASGGVKAPLVIGRDHLDSGSVASPNRETESMRDGSDAIADWPILNALVNTAAGATWVSVHHGGGVGIGYSIHAGMVVVADGTPEAARRLQRVLTSDPGTGIMRHADAGYEDAIAAARRHGLTLPGITA from the coding sequence ATGAGCGGCCCCGCCGCCGGCAGGCCCACCGAGCCCATCCGCGCCCCGCGGGGCAGCGCGCTGTCCTGCAAGGGCTGGCCGCAGGAGGCGGCGCTCCGCATGCTCATGAACAACCTCGACCCCGACGTGGCCGAGCGCTGGGAGGACCTCGTCGTCTACGGCGGCTCGGGCAAGGCCGCGCGCTCCTGGGAGGCGTATCACCGGATCGTCGCCTCGCTCCGGAGCCTCGCGGGGGACGAGACCTTGCTGGTCCAGTCGGGGAAGCCCGTCGGCATCTTCCGCACTCACCCCGACGCCCCGCGCGTCCTCATCGCCAACGCCATGCTCGTCCCCGAGTGGGGCGACTGGGAGCATTTCCGGCGGTACGAGGCCATGGGGCTCACCATGTACGGCCAGATGACGGCGGGCTCGTGGATCTACATCGGCACGCAGGGCATCCTCCAGGGCACCTACGAGACCTTCGCCGCCTGCGCGCGCACGCACTTCGGCGGCACGCTCCGCGGCCGGCTCGTGCTCTCCGCCGGGCTCGGCGGCATGGGCGGCGCCCAGCCGCTGGCCGTCACCATGAACGAGGGCGTGGGGATCTTCGTCGAGGTGGACGGCGCGCGCATCGAGCGCCGGCTGCGCCTCGGCTACGTGGACCGCGCCACGGCCTCGCTGGACGAGGCGCTCGGCTGGGCGGAGGCGGCGCGGACACGCGGCGAGGCGCTGTCCATCGCGCTCCACGCCAATGCCGCCGAGGCCCACCCCGAGATGGCCCGCCGGGGCCTGCGCCCCGACGTGGTGACGGACCAGACCTCGGCCCACGACATGGTGAACGGCTACATCCCCGCGGGGCTGTCGGTGGGCGAGGCCACCGCCCTTCGCCAGCGCGACCCGAAGGAGTACCTGCGCCGGGCCTATGAGTCCATCGCGCTCCAGATGCGGGCCATGCTGGGTTTCCAGCGGAGCGGCGCCATCCTCTTCGACTACGGCAACAACTTCCGCCGCGAGGCCGAGAACGCCGGCGTCACCGACTTCTCCTATCCGGGCTTCGTCCCGGCCTTCATCCGCCCGCTCTTCTGCCAGGGCCAGGGCCCGTTTCGCTGGGTGGCGCTGTCGGGCGATCCCGAGGACATCTTCGCCACCGACCGTGCTCTCATGGAGGCGTTCCGGGACAACGAGCACCTGGTGCGCTGGCTCGGCATGGCCAGGGCGCGCGTCCACTTCCAGGGTCTGCCGGCGCGCATCTGCTGGCTCGGCTACGGCGAGCGGGCCCGCGCGGGGCGCATCTTCAACGACCTCGTGGCCTCGGGGGGCGTGAAGGCGCCCCTCGTCATCGGGCGGGATCATCTGGACTCGGGCTCGGTCGCCTCGCCGAACCGCGAGACCGAGTCCATGCGCGACGGCTCCGATGCCATCGCCGACTGGCCCATCCTGAACGCGCTGGTCAACACCGCCGCCGGGGCCACCTGGGTCTCGGTCCACCACGGCGGCGGCGTCGGCATCGGCTACTCGATCCACGCCGGGATGGTCGTGGTGGCCGACGGCACGCCGGAGGCGGCGCGCCGGCTCCAGCGCGTCCTGACCAGCGACCCCGGCACCGGCATCATGCGTCACGCCGACGCCGGCTACGAGGACGCCATCGCCGCCGCGCGCCGCCACGGCCTCACCCTCCCGGGGATCACGGCCTGA
- a CDS encoding adenylate/guanylate cyclase domain-containing protein — protein MRLPGQRPSFRRVVRALALGVLVSVGVTALSHAGVLAGWETRAVDAFLFFRDREPSPDIAVALVDEEAFRELGERQPLSRRYLADLGELLLQSGARVVAFDVQFRAPTAPEEDDALLALCERWQGSGQGRLVFASVATPRDGAAGGPYDLAPLFSSRLGGLVGFANAPVGQDGVIRRMVPVLPAAGGGLLPSFALAVAAGHAGHAPADLARALAVGSPLTLPVRDVTGRVGRADSLPLARLASAQWRIDYAGAAGAFTSFPSGPLVALGRSGVRPPADNPFRGKIVLVGAAFEASRDFHPTPVGMMAGVEVHANMVHTLLGRRALLPPPILLNLAVLIGACLVVSLLSVWLRPVWAALAVGGLVALFAALSYEAYTRGGYWLDFVAPLVGMLAYLQGARLLARRRLRQAFGQFVSPAVMDRVLRDGAALGGETRTCSVLMSDLRGFTSMAERLPPARVSAVMNEYFTAMVDVILGHRGMVQDFIGDGILAVFGAPLPNPEHAWHAVETALGMQAALAALNKRWQAEGRAPLAMGAAVHTGVVFAGNVGAPRKKKYAVLGDTVNTVSRIEGLNRELGTTVLVSAATLAAVGDRVAVKDRGALTVKGKAEPVQVFELLGR, from the coding sequence GTGCGGCTCCCGGGTCAGCGCCCCTCGTTTCGCCGCGTGGTCCGCGCCCTCGCCCTCGGGGTCCTGGTGAGTGTGGGCGTGACCGCGCTGTCGCACGCGGGCGTGCTGGCGGGCTGGGAGACGCGAGCCGTGGACGCCTTTCTCTTCTTCCGCGACCGCGAGCCCTCCCCCGACATCGCCGTGGCCCTCGTGGACGAGGAGGCCTTCCGCGAGCTGGGCGAGCGCCAGCCGCTCTCGCGCCGCTACCTGGCCGACCTGGGCGAGCTCCTGCTCCAGAGCGGCGCGCGGGTCGTGGCCTTCGACGTGCAGTTCCGGGCGCCCACCGCGCCCGAGGAGGACGACGCGCTGCTGGCGCTCTGCGAGCGCTGGCAGGGGAGCGGTCAGGGCCGGCTCGTCTTCGCCTCCGTCGCCACGCCGCGGGACGGCGCGGCGGGCGGGCCGTATGACCTGGCGCCGCTCTTCTCGTCGCGGCTCGGCGGGCTCGTGGGCTTCGCCAACGCGCCGGTGGGGCAGGACGGCGTGATCCGCCGGATGGTGCCCGTGCTGCCCGCGGCCGGCGGCGGGCTCCTGCCGTCCTTCGCGCTGGCCGTGGCGGCGGGGCACGCCGGCCATGCCCCCGCGGATCTGGCCCGGGCCCTCGCCGTGGGCTCGCCGCTGACCCTGCCGGTGCGCGACGTGACGGGGAGAGTCGGCCGCGCTGACTCTCTGCCCCTGGCGCGGCTCGCCTCTGCCCAGTGGCGCATCGACTACGCCGGTGCCGCGGGAGCCTTCACCTCCTTCCCCAGCGGCCCGCTGGTGGCGCTCGGGCGGAGCGGGGTCAGGCCTCCGGCGGACAATCCCTTTCGCGGGAAGATCGTCCTGGTGGGCGCGGCCTTCGAGGCGAGCCGGGACTTCCACCCGACGCCCGTGGGGATGATGGCCGGCGTCGAGGTCCACGCCAACATGGTCCACACGCTGCTGGGACGGCGGGCGCTCCTGCCGCCGCCCATCCTCCTCAACCTCGCGGTGCTGATCGGGGCGTGCCTGGTCGTGTCGCTGCTCTCGGTGTGGCTGCGCCCCGTGTGGGCGGCGCTGGCCGTGGGCGGGCTCGTCGCCCTCTTCGCGGCGCTCTCCTACGAGGCCTACACGCGCGGCGGCTACTGGCTCGACTTCGTGGCGCCGCTCGTGGGGATGCTCGCGTACCTGCAGGGCGCCCGGCTCCTGGCGCGGCGCAGGCTGAGGCAGGCCTTCGGGCAGTTCGTGAGCCCCGCGGTGATGGATCGCGTGCTGCGCGACGGCGCGGCCCTCGGCGGCGAGACGCGGACCTGCTCCGTGCTGATGTCGGACCTGCGCGGCTTCACGAGCATGGCGGAGCGGTTGCCGCCCGCGCGGGTCTCGGCGGTGATGAACGAGTACTTCACCGCCATGGTGGACGTGATCCTCGGGCACCGCGGCATGGTGCAGGACTTCATCGGCGACGGTATCCTGGCGGTGTTCGGGGCGCCCCTCCCCAACCCGGAGCACGCCTGGCACGCCGTCGAGACGGCGCTGGGGATGCAGGCGGCGCTCGCCGCCCTCAACAAGCGCTGGCAGGCGGAGGGCCGGGCGCCGCTGGCCATGGGGGCCGCCGTGCACACGGGGGTGGTGTTCGCCGGCAACGTGGGGGCGCCGCGGAAGAAGAAGTACGCGGTGCTGGGAGACACGGTCAACACGGTGTCGCGCATCGAGGGGCTCAACCGCGAGCTGGGCACGACGGTGCTCGTGAGCGCTGCCACGCTGGCTGCCGTGGGGGATCGGGTCGCCGTGAAGGACCGCGGCGCCCTCACGGTCAAGGGCAAGGCCGAGCCCGTGCAGGTCTTCGAGCTGCTGGGGAGGTAA